Proteins encoded together in one Rubripirellula reticaptiva window:
- a CDS encoding sulfatase family protein: MSLDVTKPLVILRFAAILFAAVVFQHSAAIAKPTTKPNIVVIFADDLGYGDVSCYGATQISTPNIDRLASEGMKFTDAHSAASLCSPSRYGLLTGQSPWRLHKKGNGYRLSSGRPTIASFLRGHGYTSAAIGKWHLGYSKDWNKLPITGPLEVGFDYHFGVPTNHNDSTRVFIEDHDLVGRIPGQEYRIVNGTDFPEGLAQPRVDDQVDSTLTEKAIAFIRKNADDPFFLYFTPCAPHTHVTPAAEFRGTSDAGLFGDHVQELDSHVGSILRTLEELNLVENTIVIFTSDNGSTPKDFKGTNGVRLNLADDSGDIRTRFKTAKEDAKKLGHATNGSWRDGKGYAYEGGHRIPFIARWPGHIGAGSSSNCTVNMTDLFATAAEVVGSELPKDAAEDSFSLLPVLLGKEDRIAGREAVFIQGNGKDSSVAVCSGQWKLIVRYGSDSDQGHELYDLSNDRGETSNLVDQHPDVAKRLLSNFESAEANGRTRH; this comes from the coding sequence ATGAGTCTTGATGTGACAAAACCGTTAGTGATTCTTCGCTTTGCCGCAATTCTATTTGCTGCGGTGGTCTTCCAGCATTCCGCTGCCATCGCCAAACCAACTACGAAGCCGAATATCGTCGTCATCTTTGCGGACGACTTGGGATATGGAGACGTCAGCTGTTATGGGGCGACTCAGATCAGCACACCCAACATCGATCGTCTGGCAAGCGAAGGAATGAAATTCACAGATGCCCATTCAGCCGCTTCGCTATGTTCGCCTTCGCGGTACGGACTGCTTACCGGACAATCTCCCTGGCGGCTGCACAAAAAGGGAAATGGTTATCGGCTTAGCTCCGGTCGACCAACGATCGCGTCTTTCTTGCGAGGCCACGGGTACACTTCGGCGGCGATTGGCAAGTGGCACTTGGGTTACAGCAAAGACTGGAACAAGCTGCCCATCACGGGCCCATTGGAAGTTGGCTTTGACTACCACTTCGGCGTACCAACGAACCACAACGATTCAACACGAGTGTTTATTGAAGATCACGATCTCGTGGGCAGAATACCGGGCCAAGAATATCGTATTGTCAACGGAACGGACTTCCCCGAAGGGCTCGCTCAACCGCGTGTCGACGACCAAGTCGACAGCACACTGACCGAGAAAGCGATCGCGTTCATTCGCAAGAATGCTGACGATCCATTCTTTTTGTACTTCACTCCGTGCGCCCCGCACACTCACGTCACTCCGGCAGCGGAGTTTCGTGGCACTAGTGACGCGGGACTGTTTGGCGACCACGTTCAAGAATTAGATTCGCATGTCGGATCGATTCTGCGCACGCTTGAGGAACTGAATCTGGTCGAGAATACGATCGTCATTTTTACTAGCGACAATGGCTCCACGCCCAAGGATTTCAAAGGGACAAACGGCGTACGACTGAACCTCGCCGACGATTCGGGTGACATACGCACCCGTTTCAAGACCGCCAAAGAAGACGCTAAGAAACTGGGGCATGCCACCAATGGCTCTTGGCGAGACGGCAAAGGCTATGCGTACGAGGGCGGGCATCGCATCCCGTTCATTGCACGCTGGCCCGGACACATTGGTGCAGGCAGTTCGTCAAACTGCACTGTGAATATGACTGACTTGTTCGCCACAGCAGCAGAAGTCGTGGGCAGTGAGTTGCCAAAGGATGCGGCAGAGGACTCCTTCAGCCTGCTGCCGGTGCTGTTAGGGAAAGAAGATCGCATCGCTGGACGGGAAGCGGTCTTCATTCAGGGAAACGGAAAGGACAGCTCGGTCGCTGTTTGCTCGGGTCAGTGGAAGTTGATTGTGCGATACGGCAGCGACAGCGACCAAGGCCACGAACTCTACGACTTGTCAAACGATCGTGGTGAAACGTCAAACCTTGTTGATCAGCACCCCGACGTTGCAAAACGACTGCTGTCCAATTTCGAAAGCGCCGAAGCAAACGGAAGAACGCGTCACTAA
- a CDS encoding caspase family protein, whose protein sequence is MPGLKRAYVLIGVKKAKTLPELQAVWENVAEMREWAESQGAKARDVIAITDEETPVTADRIYQAISSLCDLGTIDQLVVYFSGHGVNSARSEFWLLSDAVENPNAAVNLSGSMDLARYGVIPHVVFISDACRTAASGIQAQSVIGQSIFPVKSSPTGARFIDVFYGTAIGDPSYEVEDIDEAVAGYRAVYTDALVFALKGHYADILKRSEDNKTDLVCPWPLHEFLKRHVAGSLYDLGIKDKYQTPDAIISSRDDAYLSALPVDRQKSTLESDGRSEEATEFADVLLKEMAFASDATQRVIDDARTVDIVSIHDDITRTTSPWPEGLEPIKAEKIRFADEVRETFKDFGPKTLPNQRGLKVRGAKVVDAVAAGVETKVSESGSVVEFSTRGPTIANVLVVVESGHGVVIPGLQGYLAGLTFDQEVMTDLSFVPDEASDRYHAYERRQKEIHGLRTVIAASSRRGRFRLGKGDEELARRMQLGKSVDPGLALYAAHAYREQGNERWLNEMAGFLRRDLKVDLFDVALLSSTPEKKFPHSEMRRLAPFAPLMSQSWPILQVRKHDPPARLRGIEQHTIKTSLWTVYAPEGVDLIRQSIQKGEIQ, encoded by the coding sequence ATGCCAGGTCTTAAGCGAGCGTATGTACTAATTGGTGTGAAGAAGGCCAAGACGCTTCCTGAACTGCAGGCTGTTTGGGAAAATGTTGCGGAAATGCGAGAGTGGGCGGAGAGCCAAGGTGCTAAAGCGCGTGACGTGATCGCGATTACTGATGAGGAAACACCCGTCACAGCGGATCGCATTTACCAAGCGATTAGCTCACTTTGTGACCTTGGTACGATCGATCAGTTGGTCGTCTACTTTAGCGGCCACGGCGTCAACAGCGCTCGGTCCGAGTTCTGGTTGCTTTCAGATGCTGTGGAGAATCCGAACGCCGCCGTCAATCTTTCAGGCAGCATGGACTTAGCTCGATACGGCGTCATTCCTCATGTCGTCTTTATCTCCGATGCTTGCCGAACGGCTGCTTCGGGTATTCAAGCACAGTCCGTTATTGGTCAGAGTATCTTCCCAGTGAAGAGTTCTCCAACTGGGGCACGCTTTATTGACGTGTTCTATGGAACGGCAATCGGAGACCCAAGCTACGAGGTTGAAGATATTGACGAGGCAGTTGCTGGATACCGAGCTGTGTACACAGACGCTTTGGTATTCGCTCTCAAGGGACATTACGCTGACATTCTCAAACGATCCGAGGACAACAAAACCGATTTGGTCTGCCCGTGGCCACTACACGAATTCTTGAAGCGTCATGTGGCAGGCAGTCTGTACGACCTTGGAATCAAGGACAAGTACCAAACGCCTGATGCGATTATCAGTTCGAGAGATGATGCCTACTTGTCAGCGCTGCCGGTGGATCGCCAAAAATCGACGCTTGAGTCAGATGGACGCTCGGAGGAAGCGACAGAGTTTGCCGATGTTCTGTTGAAGGAAATGGCTTTTGCTTCGGATGCAACGCAAAGAGTGATCGACGATGCACGTACAGTTGATATTGTTTCGATTCATGACGATATCACTCGAACAACGAGTCCTTGGCCAGAGGGTTTAGAGCCAATCAAGGCCGAGAAAATTCGGTTCGCTGATGAGGTCCGGGAAACTTTCAAAGACTTTGGACCGAAAACGTTGCCCAATCAGCGAGGCTTGAAAGTCCGGGGAGCTAAGGTTGTCGACGCTGTTGCCGCCGGCGTCGAAACGAAAGTGTCCGAATCTGGCTCGGTCGTCGAATTCTCAACTCGCGGTCCCACCATCGCCAACGTGCTTGTGGTAGTCGAATCAGGACACGGGGTCGTGATCCCAGGGCTGCAAGGATACCTCGCAGGGTTAACTTTCGACCAGGAAGTTATGACTGACTTGTCATTCGTCCCAGACGAAGCTTCAGACCGCTATCACGCATACGAACGGCGTCAGAAGGAGATTCATGGCCTGCGCACTGTCATTGCGGCTTCGTCACGTCGCGGAAGATTTCGGCTAGGCAAAGGCGACGAGGAACTTGCTCGTCGGATGCAGTTGGGAAAAAGCGTCGACCCAGGTTTGGCATTGTATGCCGCACATGCCTATCGTGAACAAGGAAACGAACGCTGGCTCAATGAGATGGCAGGGTTCCTTAGGCGCGACCTGAAGGTCGATCTGTTTGACGTCGCATTGCTTTCTTCAACACCTGAAAAGAAGTTTCCGCATTCCGAGATGCGGCGGTTGGCTCCGTTCGCGCCCTTGATGTCGCAGAGCTGGCCGATTCTGCAAGTGCGAAAGCATGATCCGCCTGCGCGGTTACGAGGCATTGAGCAACACACCATCAAGACTTCGCTCTGGACCGTTTACGCTCCGGAAGGAGTGGACCTAATTCGTCAGAGCATTCAAAAGGGAGAGATTCAATGA
- a CDS encoding alpha/beta hydrolase produces the protein MTRQLVFVHGRSQEGKDSGELKASWIDAFKKGLEKSGLDLPIAESDIRFPYYGQTLFDLVSGVDDDEIADVIVRGEADSSPEVEFAKKMLDEMKDHFGVTDAQVRAEADSATLERGIANWEWVQNILEALDRHVPGMSKATVAWITKDVYAYLNNPGFKAAIDRGVGAAITPGVETVVVGHSLGSVVSYNLLARDGKDLGWKVPLYVTLGSPLAVTAIKELLAPVKHPSCVSKWFNAMDERDVVALYALNGHHFSVDPAIENKTDVDNFTDNRHGIAGYLSDKVVAKRIFDALTA, from the coding sequence ATGACACGCCAGTTGGTTTTTGTGCATGGACGATCGCAAGAAGGTAAGGACTCAGGAGAACTAAAAGCATCGTGGATTGATGCCTTCAAGAAGGGCCTGGAAAAGAGTGGCCTCGATCTACCGATCGCGGAATCGGATATTCGCTTCCCTTATTATGGTCAAACGTTGTTTGACCTAGTCAGCGGCGTAGACGATGACGAGATTGCTGATGTTATTGTCAGAGGGGAAGCCGATTCTTCACCTGAAGTTGAGTTTGCCAAGAAGATGCTCGATGAGATGAAGGATCACTTCGGCGTTACTGACGCTCAAGTGAGGGCAGAGGCCGATTCGGCAACCCTTGAACGAGGTATCGCTAACTGGGAATGGGTGCAAAACATTCTCGAAGCCCTCGATCGCCATGTTCCTGGAATGAGTAAGGCAACCGTTGCGTGGATCACGAAAGACGTATACGCGTATTTGAATAATCCAGGTTTTAAGGCAGCCATCGATAGGGGAGTGGGGGCGGCGATCACGCCCGGCGTGGAAACGGTTGTTGTCGGACACTCATTAGGATCTGTCGTTTCATATAATTTACTAGCTCGTGACGGGAAAGATCTTGGATGGAAAGTTCCGCTCTATGTCACACTCGGATCGCCGCTGGCGGTGACGGCTATCAAAGAGTTGCTTGCCCCGGTCAAGCATCCTTCCTGCGTCAGCAAGTGGTTCAACGCAATGGACGAGCGGGATGTGGTTGCGCTCTATGCGCTGAATGGACACCATTTCTCCGTCGATCCAGCAATCGAAAACAAGACTGACGTCGACAATTTTACTGACAACCGGCATGGCATCGCTGGCTACCTTTCCGACAAAGTGGTTGCGAAGCGAATCTTCGATGCCCTGACGGCGTAG
- a CDS encoding trypsin-like serine peptidase yields MKEPPPPNLVQLLADLFPFPSESRTFILDLGASADLISFDGPAKARWDGILRELVRQITYEAIVAVLKREYGKLPWDLYDNCLLDRRPNEQLLSLRDDLWKGSLSGTELERQLSSQSELLPIQFLECGVHASRSVAKVFVPGFGSGTGFLIGGNLLVTSNHVISNERRASQAKITFDFQSRPDGSQSEGVSLELDPSATFITSDEKEDDWTVVAVKGAPSEQFGALKLALEPAEMHSRATIIQHPGGGPKHIALANNRIAYADTHSIHYLAETSGGSSGAPVFNLDWEVIGIHKNGGFVIEHSAKSRRMFFRNAGIPIALVRQRLIDEGFMTT; encoded by the coding sequence ATGAAAGAACCTCCTCCACCCAATCTCGTGCAACTGCTTGCTGACCTCTTTCCCTTTCCTAGCGAGTCGCGGACTTTCATACTCGACCTTGGAGCATCGGCGGACCTTATTTCGTTTGACGGTCCAGCGAAGGCTCGATGGGATGGAATTCTTCGAGAACTGGTGAGACAAATCACGTATGAGGCTATTGTCGCGGTCCTGAAACGCGAATACGGCAAGCTGCCTTGGGATCTCTACGACAATTGTTTATTGGATCGCCGACCAAACGAGCAGCTGCTTTCGCTTCGAGATGATCTCTGGAAAGGCAGCCTTTCGGGTACGGAACTCGAACGTCAATTGTCGAGCCAGTCAGAACTGCTGCCCATTCAGTTCCTTGAATGCGGGGTCCATGCCAGCCGAAGCGTTGCCAAAGTCTTCGTTCCTGGCTTTGGATCGGGGACTGGGTTTCTCATTGGCGGAAATCTACTCGTTACCAGCAATCATGTGATTAGCAATGAACGACGAGCCAGCCAAGCGAAGATTACGTTTGACTTTCAAAGTCGTCCAGATGGTTCGCAGTCCGAAGGCGTTTCTCTCGAACTTGATCCTTCGGCTACATTCATAACGTCAGATGAGAAGGAAGACGATTGGACTGTGGTTGCTGTAAAAGGAGCACCCAGCGAGCAATTCGGGGCGTTGAAGCTGGCGTTGGAACCAGCCGAGATGCATTCGCGAGCCACAATCATCCAACATCCAGGTGGAGGTCCGAAACACATTGCGTTGGCGAACAATCGAATTGCCTACGCGGATACGCATTCGATTCACTACCTCGCGGAAACGAGCGGGGGATCGTCCGGCGCTCCGGTTTTCAACCTCGACTGGGAAGTGATCGGTATTCACAAGAACGGCGGATTTGTGATTGAGCATTCGGCTAAGTCACGTCGAATGTTTTTCCGCAACGCTGGCATTCCGATCGCGTTGGTCCGTCAGCGTCTAATCGACGAAGGGTTCATGACAACTTAG
- a CDS encoding GAP1-N1 domain-containing protein: MRISFDVAIFGEKGTEHGMLWSTSESVPKGLVVHTDLPIDLPESEGFEPMLAGFALDGNYVFLSTIRDTTAKRAGMARTVALFAPAESVTQLDDLGVVVSELGRLQVTSGKVSPVTLSTEVVDQETAEPDKPVAAIFGALAAEDVKLPVVWEGLLGFSSVLIGLWKMLPEVARPDFQFRIACRPSDGASQGYDLVCSPTERIARWNAHQIVRLSSENNETSVAVNPLVSHATRQQVYSFAKELGLNLGSLRSLPALMRCYLKYTDLPDKTDLQVTTLFRTVGRLSPKPTEGLAIKKKVCEELASRVKGGPAETLMFLRNLTVDAYPNGRKRISQACDARFYDLLVDADEAPTLFVQEAISASSLPWSQGVLRATKRAVENCIPGAAKLVAELFCQMKQPAVADWIENSVEMAPSFEDCLILHAAERVCENASTQLLNLCKQQNWIRLHVRVGSKLLSPAELMRQQAALKSDLTLGAAELSAQLGDKRFALEASKSDVVAYWVQVAIDCEHDGALMASFDYLSPCWRHVFCHFAEHSLPLPRSVDEMDQNIQLSWQAIAGGELTDSRYVHALSQSHFANVLEVPDRALVWARLESIDRETVLEATAEAWFQAAGDSSVKATVLEPVLRAEVLAERYRAELLPANEESDLRAAIQTFENFDELGEEDFAQFRVRYLSANLNLSEVNASKLGEFIQQRDWWRLAKALLNDYKNLGRIDLFPALQACRKQFGMFTRYIHGINEGPMPDDAWWAEAVDVLSVSYPSGPSHNSLWSRAGGELCEIPLEGSGKDRWAQTVAMLRRGRDPKQMHIGNLLWQVRQDGAADHDVNALIDHCPIELDLSCHEPFVD, from the coding sequence ATGCGAATTAGTTTCGACGTCGCGATCTTCGGCGAAAAAGGCACTGAGCACGGAATGCTATGGTCCACCAGCGAATCCGTGCCAAAGGGGCTCGTGGTCCACACCGACCTTCCGATTGATCTGCCTGAATCGGAAGGGTTCGAGCCGATGCTTGCGGGCTTCGCCCTGGATGGCAACTACGTTTTCCTTAGCACCATACGCGACACGACAGCGAAGCGTGCAGGGATGGCCAGAACAGTAGCTCTGTTTGCCCCAGCCGAAAGTGTCACGCAACTCGATGACCTTGGAGTGGTGGTTTCGGAACTTGGCCGCTTACAAGTAACATCCGGCAAAGTCAGTCCAGTAACACTCTCAACGGAAGTGGTCGACCAAGAGACCGCCGAACCAGACAAACCCGTTGCTGCCATTTTCGGTGCTCTCGCGGCAGAAGATGTGAAGCTGCCCGTTGTGTGGGAAGGCTTGCTTGGCTTCAGTTCTGTTCTCATCGGGCTTTGGAAAATGCTTCCCGAAGTGGCCCGTCCCGATTTTCAGTTTCGCATTGCCTGCCGGCCCAGTGACGGGGCGAGTCAAGGCTACGACTTGGTCTGTTCACCGACGGAACGAATCGCTCGCTGGAATGCCCATCAGATTGTCCGCCTGTCTTCGGAGAACAATGAGACATCCGTGGCGGTGAACCCGTTGGTAAGTCATGCGACGCGCCAACAAGTTTACTCGTTTGCAAAAGAACTTGGTCTGAATCTAGGTAGTCTTCGGAGCCTGCCAGCATTGATGCGATGCTACCTGAAATACACAGATCTGCCTGACAAGACAGATTTGCAGGTGACTACACTCTTCCGAACCGTCGGGAGGCTGTCACCAAAACCCACTGAAGGTCTGGCGATTAAGAAGAAGGTTTGCGAGGAACTGGCATCCCGTGTAAAGGGCGGCCCCGCTGAGACCCTGATGTTCCTTCGCAATCTAACTGTTGATGCGTACCCAAATGGGCGGAAGCGAATTTCGCAGGCCTGTGACGCAAGGTTCTATGATTTGCTTGTCGACGCAGACGAAGCCCCTACCCTATTCGTTCAAGAGGCCATCTCAGCGTCAAGTCTACCTTGGTCCCAAGGAGTTTTGCGGGCAACAAAACGGGCCGTTGAAAACTGTATTCCTGGTGCCGCGAAACTCGTTGCTGAATTATTTTGTCAAATGAAGCAACCAGCGGTGGCGGATTGGATCGAAAATTCCGTAGAGATGGCACCTTCGTTCGAGGACTGCCTAATCCTCCACGCAGCGGAGAGAGTCTGCGAGAACGCTTCGACGCAGCTTCTGAATCTGTGCAAGCAGCAAAATTGGATTCGCCTGCACGTTCGCGTCGGGAGCAAATTGCTTTCGCCTGCGGAATTGATGAGACAGCAAGCAGCGCTCAAGTCTGATTTGACACTCGGAGCCGCAGAGCTATCAGCACAGCTTGGCGATAAACGCTTTGCTTTGGAGGCGTCTAAGTCTGACGTTGTAGCCTATTGGGTGCAGGTCGCAATAGATTGTGAGCACGACGGTGCTTTGATGGCTTCGTTTGATTACCTCTCGCCATGCTGGAGGCATGTGTTCTGTCATTTTGCCGAACACTCTCTTCCACTGCCGAGATCAGTTGACGAAATGGATCAGAATATCCAGCTAAGTTGGCAGGCAATTGCGGGCGGCGAACTGACTGATTCACGGTATGTGCATGCGCTTTCGCAATCGCATTTTGCCAATGTGTTGGAAGTCCCTGATCGGGCATTGGTATGGGCACGACTTGAGTCAATTGATCGTGAAACCGTATTGGAGGCCACGGCTGAAGCTTGGTTTCAGGCCGCTGGTGATTCTTCAGTGAAGGCAACGGTACTTGAACCCGTGCTGCGAGCTGAAGTTCTCGCCGAGAGGTATCGAGCCGAGCTGTTGCCCGCCAATGAGGAAAGTGACCTTCGAGCCGCCATTCAAACATTTGAGAATTTTGACGAACTGGGCGAGGAAGACTTTGCCCAGTTTCGCGTACGCTACCTGTCGGCCAATTTGAACTTGTCGGAAGTAAACGCATCGAAGCTTGGGGAGTTCATTCAGCAACGTGACTGGTGGCGTTTGGCGAAGGCATTGCTGAATGATTACAAAAACTTGGGACGCATTGATCTATTTCCGGCCCTACAAGCCTGTCGAAAACAGTTCGGCATGTTCACTCGATACATCCACGGAATCAATGAAGGCCCGATGCCCGACGATGCATGGTGGGCTGAGGCAGTCGATGTACTTTCAGTGAGCTATCCGTCCGGCCCATCGCACAACTCGCTTTGGAGTCGTGCTGGTGGTGAGCTTTGCGAAATACCGCTCGAAGGCAGTGGCAAGGACCGCTGGGCTCAAACGGTCGCGATGCTGCGACGCGGTCGCGATCCGAAGCAAATGCACATTGGGAATCTACTCTGGCAGGTTCGCCAAGACGGCGCGGCAGACCATGATGTCAACGCACTGATTGACCATTGCCCTATTGAACTCGACCTAAGTTGTCATGAACCCTTCGTCGATTAG
- a CDS encoding TRAFAC clade GTPase domain-containing protein: MSSSTAGKSIIMVGGPNVGKSHYTFQLYGRLSSKTCGLKLRAMPNQELFQEGLDRLNRGLAAKHTSTAQYDNADLLLTDDEGNDFDLLWPDYGGEQISQMLATRGVDEAWQSRLMSAHGILLFIRPDTILDFKNIVDQPIELELKSRDEKKSESTDCRLTLETQVGLVELLQILLFAGQLNRVTRLSSPKLTILMTCWDEIINPSGTPAKVLQGRLPLLHQFITSNWREDSVNVYGLSALGRSLDKKKPDPEFAKLGPSSQGYVVGTEGKQTEDLTVVLSQLLKPSDAN, encoded by the coding sequence ATGTCTAGTTCTACTGCTGGAAAGTCGATCATCATGGTTGGTGGCCCGAATGTCGGGAAATCCCATTACACCTTTCAACTTTACGGTCGCCTGAGTTCTAAAACATGCGGGCTCAAACTGAGGGCGATGCCAAATCAAGAACTGTTTCAGGAAGGTCTGGATCGGCTAAATCGCGGGCTAGCCGCCAAGCACACCAGCACTGCGCAGTACGACAACGCAGACTTGTTATTGACTGATGACGAAGGCAACGATTTCGATTTACTCTGGCCCGACTACGGTGGCGAACAGATTTCGCAGATGCTTGCGACGCGGGGCGTTGATGAAGCTTGGCAATCGAGGCTGATGTCCGCTCATGGAATTCTCTTGTTCATCCGCCCAGACACCATCTTAGATTTCAAGAACATTGTCGATCAGCCGATTGAATTGGAGTTGAAGTCAAGAGACGAGAAAAAGAGTGAATCAACCGATTGTCGATTGACGCTTGAAACTCAGGTTGGGCTTGTCGAACTTTTGCAGATACTGCTTTTTGCAGGGCAACTCAACCGAGTCACGCGGCTCTCATCACCTAAGCTGACCATTCTGATGACATGCTGGGATGAGATCATCAACCCCTCTGGAACTCCAGCCAAAGTCCTTCAGGGGCGTCTTCCATTGTTGCACCAGTTTATCACTTCAAACTGGCGTGAAGACAGCGTCAACGTGTACGGACTTTCCGCACTCGGACGATCCTTGGATAAGAAAAAGCCAGACCCCGAATTCGCCAAGCTTGGGCCGTCGAGCCAAGGCTACGTCGTGGGAACCGAAGGAAAGCAAACGGAAGACTTGACCGTCGTCCTGTCTCAACTCCTAAAGCCTAGCGATGCGAATTAG
- a CDS encoding TRAFAC clade GTPase domain-containing protein: protein MYGNHDRYTCEHWQTTEIAAEESSTEHDTQVAPWHSDALSKLDINLVSVQRRPHVIALVGPHNAGKTTYLAAIHLLCLREPVLKDFSFAGSLTLRGWQRIIESMQYPRDKNLPPSYPPHTPNSNERVPGLLHYTLRTNEDEGLQEILLTDAPGEWFTSWACNPDESMYPGAVWTIRNADAYLFFVDSDALAGDEPGVARSTIESMAMRLAEERNEKPVGIVWSKSDVKIDGVIEQQVETILSRELPDATSFRMSVRPQKGNDPEMMVESLKDTLEFATTKQPVAIDFQTDCPTGNPEDRFLSYRGNGHV, encoded by the coding sequence TTGTACGGAAACCATGATCGCTACACTTGCGAACATTGGCAGACCACAGAAATTGCTGCTGAGGAATCCTCGACAGAGCATGACACCCAAGTTGCACCGTGGCACAGTGATGCCCTATCCAAATTGGACATCAATTTAGTTTCAGTCCAGCGTCGGCCTCACGTGATCGCGTTAGTTGGCCCACACAATGCCGGAAAGACAACGTATTTGGCGGCAATTCATCTGCTTTGCCTGCGAGAACCGGTTCTCAAGGATTTCAGTTTTGCTGGCTCGCTGACGCTTCGCGGCTGGCAACGGATTATCGAGTCGATGCAGTACCCACGCGACAAGAATTTGCCGCCGAGTTACCCGCCGCACACTCCAAACTCAAATGAGCGTGTCCCCGGCCTCCTTCACTACACACTTCGCACAAATGAGGATGAAGGTCTGCAAGAAATACTGTTAACAGACGCTCCCGGCGAGTGGTTCACGTCTTGGGCATGCAACCCGGATGAGTCCATGTATCCCGGTGCGGTTTGGACCATCCGCAACGCCGATGCGTACCTGTTCTTCGTTGACTCCGACGCACTGGCCGGCGACGAACCGGGTGTGGCCAGAAGCACAATTGAGTCTATGGCGATGCGTTTGGCAGAGGAACGCAATGAAAAGCCCGTGGGTATCGTTTGGTCCAAGAGCGACGTGAAAATTGACGGCGTGATTGAGCAACAAGTCGAAACGATTTTGTCCCGCGAACTTCCAGATGCGACGTCGTTCCGAATGTCAGTGAGACCGCAAAAGGGCAACGATCCAGAGATGATGGTTGAATCGCTAAAAGACACGCTTGAATTTGCGACAACTAAGCAGCCGGTTGCGATTGATTTTCAAACGGATTGTCCAACTGGAAACCCGGAAGACCGATTCCTTAGTTATCGAGGTAACGGTCATGTCTAG
- a CDS encoding GTPase-associated system all-helical protein GASH produces the protein MENFIREYLRDGLIEVGDSEDHLKTLNESAESLSSVFANDLPALVRFIRATLVPSVDGESPALVNISEKVEVSWPTFVGVGPERKIPMLVAVGWQAVFEGINEDADILALVWYASVNAITRGEIDERVRPVVGHVQELGKRVEQRACDEWRSTIEKPRKYVSSIAVPEVKNTINKALLCATTGTGTDGNALENGNTNTMDNSGPWGQHFAKQASSAITAAISSQQSAVITSVEKVTGDLSKKFNVIREEAVRSHQAQNARTELLWLAESAYSPRFGCGYSELKGKEAAAALAVDIAEVAMGAAPLSVEHFLAVQTQKFVSGAEVKVETFVKELAKAEFFALLPESLTTPLDTTSPLGLFEAAGELQRQTLKAPQVSKRIGYAKATTMPVGELARIMFREIKCAEFMGAELWA, from the coding sequence GTGGAAAATTTCATCCGAGAGTATTTGCGTGACGGGCTTATTGAGGTCGGTGACAGCGAGGACCACCTAAAAACGCTAAACGAGTCCGCAGAGAGCCTTTCAAGCGTTTTTGCCAATGACCTGCCTGCGTTAGTCCGCTTCATCAGGGCAACATTGGTGCCGTCGGTGGATGGCGAATCGCCTGCCCTTGTCAATATTTCCGAAAAGGTCGAGGTCAGTTGGCCGACATTCGTGGGCGTTGGCCCTGAGCGAAAAATCCCAATGTTGGTCGCTGTTGGCTGGCAAGCCGTATTTGAAGGCATCAACGAAGACGCAGATATTTTGGCGTTGGTCTGGTATGCGTCGGTAAATGCGATTACGCGGGGCGAGATTGACGAGCGAGTCCGACCAGTGGTCGGTCATGTGCAGGAGCTAGGAAAACGAGTCGAGCAGCGTGCGTGCGATGAATGGCGATCGACGATTGAAAAGCCGAGGAAGTACGTTTCTTCGATCGCAGTACCGGAGGTCAAGAACACCATCAACAAAGCCCTGCTCTGTGCGACGACTGGAACCGGAACGGATGGCAATGCGCTCGAGAACGGGAACACCAATACGATGGATAATTCTGGCCCATGGGGTCAACATTTTGCCAAGCAAGCCTCTTCCGCAATCACAGCGGCTATTAGTTCTCAACAGTCAGCGGTGATCACAAGCGTTGAGAAAGTGACCGGAGACCTTTCCAAGAAGTTCAACGTGATTCGTGAAGAAGCAGTGCGTAGCCACCAGGCCCAGAATGCGCGAACCGAGTTGCTTTGGCTCGCAGAATCGGCCTACTCCCCTCGGTTCGGTTGTGGTTACAGTGAACTCAAAGGTAAAGAAGCTGCCGCAGCGTTGGCGGTTGACATCGCGGAGGTCGCAATGGGCGCCGCTCCACTCAGCGTGGAGCATTTCCTTGCCGTTCAAACACAGAAGTTTGTGTCCGGTGCGGAGGTCAAGGTCGAGACCTTTGTCAAGGAACTAGCCAAGGCCGAGTTCTTTGCTTTGCTGCCCGAATCGCTGACGACGCCGCTAGATACGACCTCTCCCCTGGGACTCTTTGAAGCCGCCGGGGAATTGCAACGGCAGACGCTTAAGGCACCCCAAGTTTCAAAACGAATTGGCTACGCAAAAGCGACGACCATGCCGGTAGGCGAGCTTGCACGGATCATGTTTCGTGAAATCAAGTGCGCTGAATTCATGGGGGCGGAATTATGGGCGTAG